A genomic window from Fusarium verticillioides 7600 chromosome 5, whole genome shotgun sequence includes:
- a CDS encoding thioredoxin 1 — MRKRRQRAKNNDIKTHRSLNKPQDYSLQLPKLNRVLISPHLEFTADLCRSIPSKKTQKSTHTKMVHHITSNDELQKLLSSTTYVAVDFFADWCPPCKAIAPVYEQLATKHSVDNVLAFAKVNVDHVQDAARQYGITAMPTFLFFKEGKQVAVNGQVEIKGADPRSLGAAAEKLGGLAQKRVSGA; from the coding sequence atgaGAAAGCGGAGGCAAAGAGCAAAAAACAACGATATAAAAACACATCGCAGCCTCAACAAACCACAAGATTACTCACTTCAACTGCCGAAACTAAATCGAGTTCTCATCTCACCGCATCTTGAATTCACTGCCGATCTCTGCAGATCAATACCAAGCAAAAAGACACAAAAAAGTACTCACACAAAAATGGTGCATCACATCACTTCAAACGATGAGCTTCAAAAGCTgctctcgtcaacaacatACGTCGCCGTCGACTTCTTCGCAGACTGGTGTCCCCCCTGCAAAGCCATCGCCCCCGTCTACGAGCAACTCGCCACCAAGCACAGCGTCGACAACGTCCTCGCTTTCGCAAAAGTCAACGTAGACCACGTCCAAGACGCCGCGCGCCAGTACGGCATAACAGCCATGCCTACCTTTTTATTCTTCAAGGAGGGCAAGCAAGTCGCTGTCAACGGGCAGGTTGAGATCAAGGGCGCTGACCCGAGGAGTCTgggggctgctgctgagaagctgGGGGGACTAGCGCAGAAGAGGGTTTCTGGAGCGTAA